The region GTACACCCGCGACAGCACGCTGGGCAGCTGGAGCGGCAGCAACTGGAACATGGTGTTCTCGGGCGTGGGCGGCGCACCGGCCCAGAGCTTTCCCAATCCGCCGTATACCGTGCTGGGCGGCACACCGGTCTCGCGTGAAAAGCCGTACCTGTATATCGACTCCGCTGGCAAATACCGCCTCTTCCTGCCCAGTCTGCGTACCAACTCGTCGAACGCGACCTGGCCGAACACGCCCGGTACCTCACTGCCCCTGAGTCAGTTCTATGTCGCCAAGCCCAGCGACAGCGCCGCCACGCTCAACCAGGCACTCGCCCAGGGTCTGAATCTCTTTCTGACTCCCGGCGTCTACCATCTCTCGCAGACTCTCAATGTCACCCGCGCCAACACCGTGGTCTTCGGGCTGGGCTTTGCCACCCTGGTGCCCGACAACGGCGTGAATGCCATGAGCGTGGCCGACGTCGACGGAGTCAGGATCGCCGGACTCCTCTTCGATGCCGGTACGGTCAACAGCGCTGCCCTGCTGACCGTGGGGACCAGCGGCTCACACATCAACCACGCTGCCAATCCGACGACTGTGCAGGACGTGTATTTCCGCATCGGCGGCGCGGTGGCGGGCAAAGCGACCAACAGCCTGATCGTCAACAGCGACAACACCATCGTCGATCACATCTGGGCGTGGCGTGCCGACCACGGCAACTCTCCGACCGGCTGGACGGTGAATACCGCCGATACGGGGATGATCGTCAACGGGAATGCGGTGCTGGCTACCGGCCTGTTCGTCGAGCACTACCAGAAATACCAGGTCGTCTGGAACGGTCAGAACGGCAAAACCGTCTTCTTCCAGAACGAAATGCCTTACGACGTACCCAATCAGGCGACCTGGCGCAGCGGGGCCAAGGGGTACGCCGCCTACAAGGTCGCCGACAGCGTGACCAGCCACGAGGCCTGGGGGCTGGGAGCTTACTCGTATTTCAATGTCGATCCGACCATTCACGCCGACCGCGCCATCGAGGTGCCCAACGTGGCGGCGGTAAAAATCCATGACGCCCTGACGGTTTCGCTCGGGAATGTCGGCTTTATCGACCATGTGGTCAACAACGCGGGTCCGGCGGCACCTCAGCCCGGCACCAACACCCAGCCCAGCAACCTCATCAGCTATCCCTGAACAGCCTGCCGCTGTCAATGAAGTGCCAGGTCCGACAGGAAACCGCCCCGCCAACGCAGCAGCGTCAGGCGGGGTCGGGGACTGATGAGGTGAGTGGTGTTTACTTCCTGACGACGCTACACCATGCGAGGATCGCGTCCTTGTCGCCCTGGAACCAGACGCCGCCGTACCACATCTTGGGCGTCGTCAGTACAAATTGCTCGTAGGCGCCGCCATCGCCGGTTTCGCCGACACCGAGGCTCTTGTAAGCGAAGGCTTTGGGAATTTTCGCGTTCAGATTCTTGGCGATGGTGGTCGGATTCCCTTCCCAGTACAGCAGTTCGTGGTACTGGCACTTGCCGTTCAGGCTTCCCGCCACGTCTTCGAGAACTTCGACCATCTCATCCGAGAAATCGTCGTCGGTGAGTTCAAGAGCACCATTGGGAAGCTGGAAGCCGGTCAGATTGGAAGTGCTGACGAAATCTGTTGCCAGAGCAGCGGGCGTCAGCAACAGAAAGGCCGCGATAAACAGGCTTAAATTTTTATTCACACCTCTACTATGATCTCTGTTGTTTGTAGCTGCAATTGAGGATAGTGGGGGGATATACTGGGCCGTTCCGCTCCTGCGCTGGGATAACCGGGGTGGATTGCACGGTCCGTTCCGTCCCAGTGCGTTTCCATGTCCAGATCGGACGTGTCGCTACAGCAGCCCCTGACGCAGCGCTGTCACGGCGGCCTGGGTGCGGTCGGTCGCCCGCAGCTTCTGCAGAATGTCCTG is a window of Deinococcus sp. KNUC1210 DNA encoding:
- a CDS encoding discoidin domain-containing protein, whose amino-acid sequence is MKNAATLMTLLTVALSACSSQTSAPAGPDTSPQLSAQTVTGCSTTNLAQGKSATASSTENAASLSAAAAVDNNTATRWSSAFSDAQWLQVDLGSSQQLCGVTIQWEAAYAKTFQMLVSNDGTTWTAASPVTSSTGGTQNLSLSGSGRYIRMNGLQRATQYGYSIFELQVFGGTGVTPLPTSDTPDFGPNVSIFDTSTPIATIQSKLDTAFNAQLRNPSAQFGDQRNVFLFKPGTYGRVWANVGFYTTVAGLGLNPDDVTLNGSINVDSGWVYGDEKNATQNFWRSAENIAVVPEGGTDRWAVSQAAPMRRVHIRGNLTMGPSNQDGGQGYSSGGFIADSKVDGQVTSGSQQQWYTRDSTLGSWSGSNWNMVFSGVGGAPAQSFPNPPYTVLGGTPVSREKPYLYIDSAGKYRLFLPSLRTNSSNATWPNTPGTSLPLSQFYVAKPSDSAATLNQALAQGLNLFLTPGVYHLSQTLNVTRANTVVFGLGFATLVPDNGVNAMSVADVDGVRIAGLLFDAGTVNSAALLTVGTSGSHINHAANPTTVQDVYFRIGGAVAGKATNSLIVNSDNTIVDHIWAWRADHGNSPTGWTVNTADTGMIVNGNAVLATGLFVEHYQKYQVVWNGQNGKTVFFQNEMPYDVPNQATWRSGAKGYAAYKVADSVTSHEAWGLGAYSYFNVDPTIHADRAIEVPNVAAVKIHDALTVSLGNVGFIDHVVNNAGPAAPQPGTNTQPSNLISYP